In one Streptomyces sp. NBC_01288 genomic region, the following are encoded:
- a CDS encoding GTP-binding protein, producing the protein MIAGGFGTGKTTMVRSVSDIKPLTTEETLTQASAGVDHLIGVTDKTETTVSLDFGKIGINDELVLYLFGTPGQERFWFLWNGLFKGALGAVVLVDTRRLASSFRAIEEMERQDVPFVIALNVFPDSPEHPVDEIRDALDISPDIPVVACDARDRHSSRDVLVALIRHLKDRSAVVALEPR; encoded by the coding sequence ATGATCGCCGGCGGTTTCGGTACCGGGAAGACCACGATGGTCCGCTCGGTCAGTGACATCAAGCCGCTCACCACCGAGGAGACCCTCACCCAGGCGAGCGCCGGCGTCGACCACCTCATCGGGGTGACCGACAAGACGGAGACCACCGTCAGTCTCGACTTCGGCAAGATCGGCATCAACGACGAACTGGTCCTCTACCTGTTCGGGACCCCGGGCCAGGAGCGGTTCTGGTTCCTGTGGAACGGCCTGTTCAAGGGCGCGCTCGGCGCGGTCGTCCTCGTCGACACGCGTCGCCTCGCCTCCAGTTTCCGGGCGATCGAGGAGATGGAACGGCAGGACGTCCCGTTCGTCATCGCGCTGAACGTCTTCCCCGACTCCCCGGAGCACCCGGTCGACGAGATACGGGACGCCCTCGACATCTCCCCGGACATCCCCGTCGTGGCCTGCGACGCCCGCGACCGCCACTCCAGCCGTGACGTACTGGTCGCGCTGATACGGCACTTGAAGGACCGCTCGGCCGTCGTCGCACTGGAGCCCCGATGA
- a CDS encoding APC family permease, with amino-acid sequence MIDTPPPSGPALRKSLGLLDGVAIAASSTAATTSIGIGLGVTAGVVGLHLPAIMLLAFLPILGIAGAYSRLNKVEPNAGNGYVWVGRSLTPWLGFLVGWVNIVATIAFLAYTTAVTGSAMIQLAGEAGIHEAGGLTLDPGSTAQTTAVGIMILVAVTLTAVTGVRTAARLQTGLLIFEYVVLLGFCGYGIVTGPHAFSLSWFDPFAIPSASALAQGLLLSVFCYWGFEAAFTVNEEVRDPRDASRAGLITLVTMLGLFLLGSIAFQRVLSEDELAGHGAQGLAYFGDRLASQPLAALPLVALMFSAVASLQAGVIPTARGMFAMSRDRTLGPVWGKVSARYGTPALGTLLIGALATAVAALSLVIPRLADMIMATVNAVGIVVALSYALTALAAAVRFRALLREDWRQGVRAVVLPTLSAMSLLGLGGYLCWSFYTSTDHLEVSADNGWFLLLTPLAMIASGFLAAAWAKWVRRSPYFHSGRSTDADAPQLLATS; translated from the coding sequence ATGATCGACACGCCACCCCCGTCGGGGCCCGCACTGCGAAAGTCCCTCGGTCTGCTGGACGGCGTCGCCATCGCCGCGTCCAGCACGGCCGCGACCACCAGCATCGGCATCGGTCTGGGCGTGACCGCCGGGGTGGTCGGGCTGCATCTGCCGGCCATCATGCTGCTCGCGTTCCTGCCGATCCTGGGCATCGCCGGCGCCTACTCCCGGCTGAACAAGGTCGAGCCGAACGCGGGCAACGGCTATGTGTGGGTGGGCCGTTCGCTCACTCCGTGGCTGGGCTTCCTGGTCGGCTGGGTGAACATCGTCGCGACGATCGCGTTCCTCGCCTACACCACGGCGGTCACCGGCTCGGCGATGATCCAACTCGCCGGAGAGGCAGGAATCCACGAGGCGGGCGGCCTCACCCTCGACCCGGGCTCGACGGCACAGACGACCGCCGTAGGCATCATGATCCTCGTCGCCGTCACCCTCACCGCCGTCACCGGCGTCCGCACCGCCGCCCGCCTCCAGACCGGCCTCCTGATCTTCGAGTACGTCGTCCTGCTCGGCTTCTGCGGCTACGGCATCGTCACCGGCCCGCACGCCTTCAGCCTCAGCTGGTTCGACCCGTTCGCGATCCCCTCGGCGTCGGCGCTCGCGCAGGGCCTGCTGCTGTCGGTGTTCTGCTACTGGGGCTTCGAGGCCGCGTTCACCGTGAACGAGGAGGTCCGCGACCCGCGCGACGCGTCCCGGGCCGGTCTGATCACCCTGGTGACGATGCTGGGCCTGTTCCTGCTCGGCTCGATCGCCTTCCAACGGGTGCTGTCCGAGGACGAGTTGGCGGGCCACGGCGCCCAGGGCCTGGCGTACTTCGGCGACCGCCTCGCCTCCCAACCCCTGGCAGCACTCCCCCTGGTGGCCCTGATGTTCTCGGCGGTCGCCTCACTCCAGGCCGGCGTCATCCCCACCGCCCGAGGGATGTTCGCGATGAGCCGCGACCGCACCCTCGGCCCGGTCTGGGGCAAGGTCAGCGCCCGCTACGGCACGCCGGCCCTCGGCACCTTGCTGATCGGCGCGCTGGCAACGGCAGTTGCGGCACTGTCACTCGTGATACCCCGCCTGGCCGACATGATCATGGCCACGGTGAACGCCGTAGGGATCGTCGTGGCGCTCTCCTACGCCCTGACCGCCCTCGCCGCCGCAGTCCGCTTCCGCGCTCTCCTCCGGGAGGACTGGCGGCAGGGCGTGCGCGCGGTCGTCCTGCCCACGCTGAGCGCCATGTCCCTGCTGGGACTGGGCGGTTACCTCTGCTGGTCCTTCTACACCTCCACCGATCACCTCGAAGTCAGCGCGGACAACGGCTGGTTCCTGCTGCTCACCCCGCTGGCCATGATCGCGTCCGGCTTCCTGGCCGCCGCGTGGGCCAAGTGGGTGCGCAGATCCCCGTACTTCCACTCGGGCCGAAGCACCGACGCCGACGCGCCGCAGCTCCTCGCCACCTCCTGA
- a CDS encoding pyridoxamine 5'-phosphate oxidase family protein has product MTHEPARTAKQRKQDTLRRLEHEEDAWVATAGEDGGAPYLVPLSFVWDGTTLLFATPAASPTGRNLASTGVARLGIGPTRDVVMIEGTVVMLTPADLPEEDAEIFASKTGFDPRRLTTPYLYFRIRPQRVQAWREANELKGRDLMRDGEWLVAD; this is encoded by the coding sequence ATGACTCACGAGCCCGCACGCACCGCGAAGCAGCGCAAGCAGGACACGCTCCGTCGGCTTGAGCACGAGGAGGACGCCTGGGTCGCCACGGCCGGTGAGGACGGGGGAGCGCCCTATCTCGTTCCGCTGTCGTTCGTGTGGGACGGCACGACCCTGTTGTTCGCGACCCCGGCCGCGAGCCCCACCGGCCGCAACCTGGCCTCGACCGGCGTCGCGCGGCTCGGTATCGGGCCGACCCGGGACGTCGTGATGATCGAGGGCACGGTGGTGATGCTGACCCCGGCCGATCTGCCCGAGGAGGACGCCGAGATCTTCGCCTCGAAGACCGGCTTCGACCCGCGCCGACTGACCACGCCCTACCTGTACTTCAGGATCCGGCCGCAGCGCGTGCAGGCCTGGCGGGAGGCCAACGAGCTGAAGGGGCGGGACCTGATGCGGGACGGGGAGTGGCTGGTGGCCGACTGA
- a CDS encoding roadblock/LC7 domain-containing protein: MTQQGTDVSWALRDLVESIPEIRFALVASSDGKAITSFGAEDPDDVDRFAAVVAGLQALAQPVAEQFPKYAGQLRLAMIEVDGGHLFVVRAGVETYLGVLAREGLDQGLLGHQMRDLARRMGELLGTTARLEEHSG; encoded by the coding sequence ATGACGCAACAGGGAACCGACGTGAGCTGGGCGCTCCGCGATCTGGTGGAGAGCATCCCGGAGATCCGCTTCGCCCTCGTGGCCTCCAGCGACGGCAAGGCGATCACCTCCTTCGGCGCGGAGGACCCCGACGACGTGGACCGCTTCGCGGCCGTGGTGGCCGGCCTGCAGGCGCTGGCCCAGCCGGTCGCCGAGCAGTTCCCCAAGTACGCGGGGCAGTTGCGGCTGGCGATGATCGAGGTCGACGGCGGTCACCTCTTCGTCGTCCGCGCGGGTGTGGAGACGTATCTCGGCGTACTGGCCCGGGAGGGCCTCGACCAGGGCCTGCTCGGACACCAGATGCGGGACCTGGCCCGCAGGATGGGTGAACTCCTCGGCACCACCGCGCGCCTGGAGGAGCACTCTGGATGA
- a CDS encoding cytochrome P450, which translates to MTDQTLDGPDAPRGCPVAHDSGDDLTRLYGPDAATDPRGIYERLREQHGSVAPVLLEGDVPAWLVLGYRDNRRVLDSPRQFSRDARIWRDWREGRVAETSPIMPMVGWRPDCVSQDGEPHRRLRGAVTDGLLAAAGRGVRRHATYFANKQIDAFADAGRADLVADYAEYLPMLVLTRILGLPAGDGNRLVESSAQVLKGGEDALLHNDRIIEILGELAERKRAEPGSDFTTALLQHPAGLDAEEVVMHLRLVLIAAHTTTSNLLARVLQRILTDASRLSGLVSGQLTVSAVVEEVMWDTPPLAVLPGRFATADLELGGHRIGEGDLLVLGLTAGNGDPEVRPDAGASMQGNQSHLAFSSGPHECPGQSIGQAILEVGVDVLLHRLPGLRLGVAVEELTSTASTWESRLDRLPVEFAV; encoded by the coding sequence ATGACCGACCAGACCTTAGACGGCCCCGATGCCCCGCGCGGCTGCCCCGTCGCCCATGACTCGGGTGACGACCTCACCCGGTTGTACGGGCCGGACGCGGCGACCGATCCACGGGGCATCTACGAGCGGCTGCGCGAGCAACACGGCTCTGTGGCACCGGTGTTGCTCGAAGGGGACGTGCCGGCCTGGCTGGTGCTCGGGTACCGGGACAACCGGCGGGTGCTGGACAGCCCCCGGCAGTTCTCCCGGGACGCGCGGATCTGGCGGGACTGGCGGGAGGGGCGGGTCGCGGAGACCTCGCCGATCATGCCGATGGTGGGGTGGCGGCCGGACTGTGTCTCGCAGGACGGGGAACCTCACCGTCGGCTGCGGGGTGCGGTGACCGACGGGCTGTTGGCCGCGGCCGGGCGGGGTGTCCGGCGGCACGCAACCTACTTCGCCAACAAGCAGATCGACGCGTTCGCGGACGCCGGTCGGGCTGATCTGGTGGCGGACTATGCCGAGTATCTGCCGATGCTTGTCCTCACCCGGATTCTGGGGCTTCCCGCGGGGGACGGGAACCGGCTTGTCGAGTCCAGTGCGCAGGTCCTCAAGGGCGGGGAGGACGCCCTGCTGCACAACGACCGCATCATCGAGATCCTCGGTGAACTCGCCGAGCGTAAGCGGGCCGAGCCGGGTTCCGACTTCACCACCGCGCTTCTTCAGCATCCGGCTGGGCTCGATGCGGAAGAGGTCGTGATGCATCTGCGGCTGGTGCTGATCGCCGCGCACACGACTACCAGCAACTTGTTGGCTCGGGTGTTGCAGCGGATCCTGACGGACGCGTCTCGGCTTTCCGGGCTGGTCAGTGGGCAGTTGACCGTCTCGGCCGTTGTCGAGGAAGTCATGTGGGACACCCCGCCGCTCGCCGTATTGCCGGGGCGGTTCGCTACGGCGGATCTTGAGCTCGGGGGGCATCGGATCGGGGAGGGGGATCTGCTCGTCCTTGGGCTTACCGCCGGGAATGGTGACCCGGAGGTTCGGCCTGATGCGGGGGCTTCCATGCAGGGGAACCAGTCGCATCTGGCGTTCAGTTCGGGGCCGCACGAGTGTCCGGGGCAGAGTATTGGGCAGGCGATTCTTGAGGTGGGGGTGGATGTGTTGCTGCATCGGTTGCCGGGGTTGCGGTTGGGGGTGGCGGTGGAGGAACTGACTTCTACGGCGTCTACGTGGGAGTCGCGATTGGATCGGCTGCCGGTTGAGTTTGCCGTGTGA
- a CDS encoding amidohydrolase produces the protein MHADLLFTNGPALTPEGRTATAVAVTGDRITAVGDAEVHDLAGPNTQVVDLAGRLLLPGFQDAHVHPVPAGLELTQCDLTRAKTAEDTVAAVRAYADAHPEREWITGGGWSMEAFEGGTPTKELLDSVVPDRPVYLPNRDHHGAWVNSRALQLAGITRDMPDPVDGRIERDASGEPAGTLQEGAMQLVGRLTPPATQGDRLAALLHAQRHLHALGITAWQDALVGEFLGMDDPSDAYLAAARDGSLTARVVGALWWDRERGAEQIPELVERRAALTHGRFRASSVKLMLDGVAETGTAALLDPYLDKCGCATANRGTSFIDPEQLPKYVTELDALGFQCHFHALGDRAVRDALDAVEAARDANGPSDTRPHLAHLQVVHPDDVARFVRLGAVANIQPLWAAHEPQMDELTIPFLGPQRALWQYPFGALLRSGATLAAGSDWPVSSPDPLQGIHVAVNRVEPGGTGPVFLPGERLDLAAAVTAYTSGSAYANHLDETGRIAAGALADLVVLDRDPFAAPPEEIGETQVALTYVGGTGVYAAQEA, from the coding sequence ATGCACGCAGACCTCCTCTTCACCAACGGCCCCGCCCTCACCCCCGAGGGCCGCACCGCGACCGCCGTGGCCGTCACCGGCGACCGGATCACCGCCGTGGGCGATGCCGAGGTGCACGATCTCGCCGGGCCGAACACCCAAGTCGTCGATCTCGCGGGGCGGTTGTTGTTGCCCGGGTTCCAGGACGCACATGTGCATCCGGTGCCGGCGGGGCTTGAGCTGACCCAGTGCGATCTGACGCGGGCCAAGACGGCGGAGGACACGGTCGCCGCCGTACGGGCCTACGCCGACGCGCATCCCGAGCGGGAGTGGATCACCGGGGGCGGGTGGTCGATGGAGGCGTTCGAGGGGGGTACGCCGACGAAGGAGCTGCTGGACTCGGTCGTGCCGGACCGGCCGGTGTATCTGCCCAACCGCGACCATCACGGCGCCTGGGTCAACAGCCGGGCCCTCCAACTCGCGGGCATCACACGGGACATGCCCGACCCGGTGGACGGAAGGATCGAGCGGGACGCGTCCGGCGAACCGGCCGGGACGCTCCAGGAAGGTGCGATGCAGTTGGTCGGCAGGCTCACGCCACCGGCCACACAGGGCGACCGACTCGCCGCGCTCCTGCACGCCCAACGGCATCTGCACGCGCTCGGCATCACGGCCTGGCAGGACGCGCTGGTCGGGGAGTTCCTGGGGATGGACGACCCCTCGGACGCGTATCTCGCCGCCGCCCGGGACGGTTCGCTCACCGCGCGGGTCGTCGGCGCGCTGTGGTGGGACCGGGAGCGCGGGGCCGAGCAGATCCCCGAACTGGTCGAGCGCCGGGCCGCGTTGACCCACGGCCGGTTCCGTGCGAGCAGCGTCAAGCTGATGCTGGACGGGGTCGCCGAGACCGGCACAGCCGCCCTGCTCGACCCGTACCTCGACAAGTGCGGCTGCGCGACGGCCAATCGGGGCACCAGCTTCATCGACCCGGAACAACTGCCCAAATACGTCACCGAGTTGGACGCGCTCGGCTTCCAGTGCCACTTCCACGCACTGGGCGACCGGGCCGTACGGGATGCGCTGGACGCGGTCGAGGCGGCACGTGACGCGAACGGGCCGAGTGACACCCGGCCGCATCTCGCGCACCTTCAGGTGGTGCACCCGGACGACGTGGCGCGGTTCGTGCGCCTCGGCGCGGTGGCGAACATCCAGCCATTGTGGGCCGCGCACGAACCGCAGATGGACGAGCTGACGATTCCGTTCCTCGGGCCCCAACGGGCCTTGTGGCAGTACCCGTTCGGGGCGCTGCTGCGTTCCGGGGCCACGCTCGCGGCGGGCAGCGACTGGCCGGTGAGCAGTCCCGACCCGCTCCAGGGCATCCATGTCGCGGTCAACCGGGTCGAACCCGGGGGCACGGGACCGGTGTTCCTGCCGGGCGAGCGACTCGACCTCGCGGCGGCGGTCACGGCGTACACCTCGGGTTCGGCGTACGCGAACCATCTGGATGAGACCGGCCGCATCGCGGCGGGGGCGTTGGCGGATCTGGTGGTCCTGGACCGCGATCCGTTCGCCGCTCCGCCGGAAGAGATCGGGGAGACGCAGGTAGCGCTTACCTACGTCGGAGGGACGGGAGTGTACGCAGCTCAGGAGGCATGA
- a CDS encoding TetR/AcrR family transcriptional regulator — protein MSERVVPAAARQRRRPTKQGVVLSEELIVETALRLIEEHGADALSVRRLGRALGADPSSLYRYFRHTDELMLAVADELIGRTLRTWRPSGDWRADLRELGLRVHAGALAHPRAAVLSSYRVTGRVYEIQAVEAILGVLRGAGFPDAEAVRIYHAYVDQALAFGALDSANTALPKPAREAEAAVWQATYARLPADTYPHIAATARHLVATMRHSSYPAALDLLLSAAAARLDEIRAAAEG, from the coding sequence ATGAGCGAGCGTGTCGTCCCGGCCGCCGCCCGGCAGCGCAGGCGCCCCACCAAGCAGGGCGTCGTCCTGTCCGAGGAACTGATCGTCGAGACCGCCTTGAGACTGATCGAGGAGCACGGGGCCGACGCGCTGTCCGTGCGCCGGCTCGGGCGTGCCCTCGGCGCCGATCCCAGCTCCCTGTACCGCTATTTCCGGCACACCGACGAGCTGATGCTCGCCGTCGCGGACGAGCTGATCGGCCGGACGCTGCGCACCTGGCGGCCCAGCGGCGACTGGCGGGCCGACCTGCGGGAACTGGGCCTGCGCGTGCACGCCGGGGCACTCGCGCACCCGAGGGCGGCGGTGCTGAGTTCGTACCGGGTGACCGGGCGGGTGTACGAGATCCAGGCCGTGGAGGCGATCCTCGGGGTGCTGCGCGGGGCCGGGTTCCCCGACGCCGAGGCGGTGCGGATCTACCACGCCTACGTCGACCAGGCCCTGGCCTTCGGTGCCCTCGACTCCGCGAACACGGCGTTGCCGAAACCGGCCCGCGAGGCGGAGGCGGCCGTATGGCAGGCGACGTACGCGCGGCTGCCCGCCGACACGTACCCGCACATCGCGGCCACGGCCCGGCATCTCGTGGCCACCATGCGGCACAGTTCCTACCCGGCGGCCCTGGATCTGCTGCTGAGTGCGGCGGCGGCGCGGCTCGACGAGATCCGTGCGGCGGCGGAGGGCTGA
- a CDS encoding TetR/AcrR family transcriptional regulator: protein MSRAEPEDRRAARTRARLRQALLDECAEHPLEEVGVAALARRAGVGRATFYVHYDGLEALAVDACADVVREAVEALHAWRGRPDPVHAPPALPEFFAGLLPHAALYRALLSPGGGGPLGRVLHRDLRAYSLRERELAGAADAPLVASAVAGTFGGVLADWLHGLLEGTAEEIADQVWQLLVALHMSR, encoded by the coding sequence GTGAGCCGCGCCGAGCCCGAGGACCGGCGGGCCGCCCGCACCCGGGCACGCCTGCGCCAGGCACTCCTCGACGAGTGCGCCGAACACCCCCTGGAGGAGGTCGGTGTCGCCGCCCTGGCACGCCGCGCGGGGGTCGGCCGGGCGACCTTCTACGTCCACTACGACGGCCTGGAAGCGCTTGCCGTCGATGCCTGCGCGGACGTCGTACGGGAGGCCGTGGAGGCGCTGCACGCGTGGCGCGGACGGCCCGACCCGGTGCACGCGCCGCCCGCGCTGCCGGAGTTCTTCGCCGGCCTGCTCCCCCACGCGGCCCTGTACCGCGCCCTGTTGAGCCCGGGCGGCGGCGGCCCGCTCGGCCGGGTCCTGCACCGGGACCTGCGCGCCTACAGCCTCCGTGAGCGCGAACTCGCGGGCGCGGCGGACGCCCCCCTGGTCGCCTCGGCCGTCGCCGGGACCTTCGGCGGGGTCCTCGCCGACTGGCTGCACGGGCTGTTGGAGGGCACGGCGGAGGAAATCGCCGACCAGGTATGGCAGTTGCTGGTCGCCCTGCACATGAGCCGGTGA
- a CDS encoding DUF742 domain-containing protein — MSAPRRPIDPSGLERYYVLTGGRSGPGGSASSLDVATLIVSRAAPVPGMQHEHEEILRRCREPLSVAELGAHLGLPFNILAVLLADLLEADRVEARDPIPAHDAGRGPDLALLEEVLSGLQRL; from the coding sequence ATGAGTGCTCCCCGCCGGCCAATCGACCCCTCCGGTCTGGAGCGTTACTACGTCCTCACCGGAGGGCGCAGCGGACCGGGCGGTTCGGCGTCGAGCCTCGACGTGGCGACCCTCATCGTCTCCCGCGCCGCACCTGTACCGGGCATGCAGCACGAGCACGAGGAGATCCTCCGGCGCTGCCGCGAGCCGCTGTCGGTGGCCGAACTCGGCGCCCACCTCGGACTGCCCTTCAACATTCTCGCGGTGCTGCTGGCGGATCTGCTGGAGGCAGACCGCGTCGAAGCCCGTGACCCCATCCCGGCGCACGACGCCGGTCGCGGGCCCGACCTCGCGCTCCTTGAGGAGGTACTCAGTGGACTTCAAAGGCTTTGA
- a CDS encoding DUF1304 domain-containing protein: METLANVLVGLVAALHLYILVLEMFLWEKKPGRGLHGFDPEMARATAPLAANQGLYNGFLAAGLVWGLIAADPTGFRAQVFFLGCVVIAGVYGTVTANRRILFAQALPGAVALAAVLIAR; the protein is encoded by the coding sequence ATGGAAACGCTCGCGAACGTGCTGGTCGGACTGGTGGCCGCGCTGCATCTGTACATCCTGGTGCTCGAAATGTTCCTGTGGGAGAAGAAGCCCGGGCGCGGTCTGCACGGCTTCGACCCCGAGATGGCCAGAGCCACCGCACCGCTCGCCGCGAACCAGGGGCTGTACAACGGCTTCCTCGCCGCGGGTCTCGTCTGGGGCCTGATCGCCGCCGACCCGACCGGCTTCCGCGCCCAGGTGTTCTTCCTCGGCTGCGTCGTGATCGCGGGCGTCTACGGCACGGTGACGGCGAACCGGCGCATCCTGTTCGCCCAGGCGCTGCCCGGCGCGGTGGCCCTGGCCGCCGTCCTGATCGCCCGGTGA
- a CDS encoding ATP-binding protein produces MELATPPPAARAPVAWYSWWLMPLALGGGTVAATFMSSERIAATAAGAAATVASAVCVRLLIRTQAQLRRSESGFRTVQAEHSQQWQQHVAGLERKFNAERAALETQLTEHSGAYETRLADSSGAYEAQLAEQARAYEERLTGQATSYEAQLADQAEVWQEQLAHQLSAVARLADEQLPEALKQLRAGDAIDDLLPVTSQCAKVSAELQSELRKVLRISLIGVEEEFNRSTAAEQAVISIGNRIHVLTSKLRGRLHELQGEHGRLPAVARGLMELDQEIGPADCLAASVGVLGGSDRPGRQWQEPQRLLSVVRGGIGRIKDFHRVDVRHLPELGVDGGLVDHLTLIFAHLLDNAARYSPPTEPVIVSGKEVPNGVGIEIQDSGKGLSEESKREAEHALAGTGAGPGLGGVSEDASIGLRVVGTLARRYGIRVTFADSPWLGTSVVVVVPHKYFSQLPASAVTGTPSFQAAATAATAAASRGTAVTEAPAETVEAEDTTPGGLPRRRSKRGETARPQPAGRTGEMAVSAVPPDASFTGLAAFATAGREAPEEEPASAGREFTEHSTEESDEST; encoded by the coding sequence ATGGAACTCGCCACTCCGCCACCGGCGGCGCGGGCACCTGTCGCCTGGTACAGCTGGTGGCTGATGCCGCTGGCCTTAGGAGGTGGGACCGTCGCCGCCACGTTCATGAGCTCGGAGCGAATAGCCGCGACGGCGGCCGGAGCGGCGGCCACGGTGGCCAGTGCCGTGTGCGTGCGACTGCTCATCCGTACGCAGGCTCAACTGCGCCGTTCCGAAAGCGGTTTCCGCACCGTGCAGGCCGAGCACTCCCAGCAGTGGCAGCAGCATGTGGCGGGCCTGGAGCGGAAGTTCAACGCCGAGCGCGCCGCGCTGGAGACGCAGCTGACCGAGCACTCGGGTGCCTACGAGACCCGGCTCGCCGACAGCTCAGGCGCCTACGAGGCCCAACTCGCCGAGCAGGCGCGGGCGTACGAGGAGCGGCTGACCGGGCAGGCCACGTCCTACGAGGCGCAGCTCGCCGACCAGGCCGAGGTCTGGCAGGAGCAGCTGGCCCACCAGCTCTCCGCCGTGGCCCGCCTCGCCGACGAGCAACTCCCCGAGGCGCTCAAGCAGTTGCGCGCGGGTGACGCCATCGACGACCTGCTGCCGGTCACCAGCCAGTGCGCGAAGGTCAGCGCCGAGCTCCAGTCCGAACTGCGCAAGGTGCTGCGGATCTCGCTCATCGGCGTCGAGGAGGAGTTCAACCGCTCCACCGCCGCCGAGCAGGCCGTCATCAGCATCGGCAACCGCATCCACGTACTGACCAGCAAGCTCCGCGGCCGACTGCACGAACTACAGGGCGAGCACGGGCGGTTGCCCGCCGTCGCCCGCGGTCTGATGGAGCTGGACCAGGAGATCGGCCCGGCCGACTGTCTCGCCGCGAGCGTCGGTGTGCTCGGCGGCTCGGACCGGCCCGGCCGGCAGTGGCAGGAACCGCAGCGCCTGCTCAGCGTGGTGCGCGGCGGCATCGGCCGCATCAAGGACTTCCACCGCGTCGACGTCCGCCATCTGCCCGAACTCGGCGTCGACGGCGGTCTGGTGGACCACCTCACGCTGATCTTCGCCCACCTGCTGGACAACGCGGCCCGCTACTCGCCGCCCACCGAGCCGGTCATCGTCTCCGGGAAGGAGGTGCCGAACGGCGTCGGCATCGAGATCCAGGACTCCGGCAAGGGCCTGAGCGAGGAGTCCAAGCGCGAGGCCGAGCACGCCCTCGCCGGCACCGGCGCGGGCCCCGGACTCGGCGGTGTCTCCGAGGACGCCAGCATCGGCCTGCGGGTCGTCGGCACCCTCGCCCGCCGCTACGGCATCCGCGTCACCTTCGCGGACTCGCCCTGGCTCGGCACCTCGGTGGTCGTCGTGGTCCCGCACAAGTACTTCAGCCAGCTGCCCGCGTCCGCCGTCACCGGCACCCCCTCGTTCCAGGCCGCCGCGACGGCCGCGACCGCGGCGGCGAGCCGCGGCACCGCCGTCACCGAGGCTCCGGCGGAGACCGTCGAGGCGGAGGACACCACACCCGGCGGGCTGCCCAGGCGCCGTAGCAAGCGTGGCGAGACGGCGCGGCCCCAACCGGCCGGGCGGACCGGGGAGATGGCCGTCTCCGCCGTACCGCCCGACGCCTCCTTCACCGGCCTGGCGGCCTTCGCCACGGCCGGACGGGAGGCCCCGGAGGAGGAACCGGCGTCCGCAGGCCGCGAGTTCACCGAGCACAGCACTGAAGAGAGCGACGAGTCCACATGA
- a CDS encoding 7-epi-alpha-eudesmol synthase, with translation MPQDVTFDLPFDTPVSDHLEYARARHLRWIWDMGLVRSQAGFEEYRSWDLPQAAARTYPHASAADMVVLMNWFSLAFLFDDQFDASQPDRADRILEVARELIVTPLRPAGSRPRVVCPITVAWAQVWDHLSDGMSLTWRTRFAASWGRFLVAHCEEVDLAARGIAGTLDLDEYTEFRRRTVGIHHSIDAGERSRGFEVPAQVQAHPLMERMRDLAADTIGFMNDIHSFERERRRGDGHNLIAVLHRDRGLSWEAAAEEAYRMTTACLTEYLGLEAQVPQMCDELALNDDERARVQQGVEAIQHWINGNYEWALVSGRYTAAKEGPAVKGSVDDLLAV, from the coding sequence ATGCCTCAGGACGTCACCTTCGACCTCCCCTTCGACACCCCCGTCAGCGACCATCTGGAGTACGCCCGGGCCCGCCATCTGCGCTGGATCTGGGACATGGGCCTGGTGCGCAGCCAGGCCGGGTTCGAGGAGTACCGGTCGTGGGATCTCCCGCAGGCCGCGGCCCGCACCTATCCGCACGCGTCGGCCGCGGACATGGTCGTCCTGATGAACTGGTTCTCCCTGGCCTTCCTCTTCGACGACCAGTTCGACGCGAGCCAACCGGACCGCGCCGACCGAATACTGGAAGTGGCGCGGGAGTTGATCGTCACGCCCCTGCGTCCGGCGGGCAGCAGGCCCCGGGTGGTCTGCCCGATCACCGTGGCCTGGGCGCAGGTCTGGGACCACCTTTCGGATGGCATGTCCCTGACCTGGCGGACTCGGTTCGCCGCGTCCTGGGGCCGGTTCCTGGTGGCGCACTGCGAGGAGGTCGACCTGGCGGCCCGGGGCATCGCGGGCACGCTGGACCTGGACGAGTACACGGAGTTCCGGCGCCGCACGGTCGGCATCCACCACAGCATCGACGCCGGCGAACGCAGCCGGGGCTTCGAGGTCCCGGCCCAGGTGCAGGCCCACCCGCTGATGGAACGCATGCGTGACCTCGCCGCCGACACCATCGGCTTCATGAACGACATCCACTCCTTCGAACGCGAACGCCGCCGAGGCGACGGCCACAACCTCATAGCCGTACTCCACCGGGACCGCGGCCTGTCCTGGGAAGCGGCGGCCGAGGAGGCCTACCGCATGACAACCGCCTGCCTCACCGAGTACCTCGGCCTGGAGGCCCAAGTCCCCCAGATGTGCGACGAGTTGGCCCTCAACGACGACGAACGCGCCCGGGTACAGCAGGGCGTTGAGGCCATCCAGCACTGGATCAACGGCAACTACGAATGGGCGCTGGTGTCGGGCAGGTACACGGCAGCGAAAGAGGGCCCAGCGGTAAAGGGCTCGGTGGACGACCTGCTGGCAGTGTGA